A genomic segment from Gavia stellata isolate bGavSte3 chromosome 4, bGavSte3.hap2, whole genome shotgun sequence encodes:
- the NPTXR gene encoding neuronal pentraxin receptor — MLAFLGAIICIIASVHPAGTAAPAAAADNDSAAAALLPAADKGLGALHGPAEALASAGPRLTGGPPPPLFSRFVCTPLSAECPATGPGPAAGPGPEELLALRSAAAQLRRTALEQKERIRMDQETIRELTGKLSRCEGGLGTPPAAPPAAAAAAGLRAAPRPGTMGHPPAEPPAVRELEEAVRALQDRIDRIEQELPARTNGSAPTAPALARDALHTKMEQLEEQLLSKILTLQKERHAASTDRSQQQHDIEKELNSLQNRVTELEHGPPGYSPPDAFKVTIPVQNNYMYARMKKSLPELYAFTICMWLKSKALAGLGTPFSYSVPNQANEIVLLEWGTNPLELLINDKVAQLPLSLKDKAWHHVCVAWTTRDGKWSAYQDGEQRGAGENLASWHAIKPQGVIILGQEQDTLGGRFDATQAFVGELAQFGVWDHMLAPAEILGLANCTSHLQGNVIQWDDQAVEVFGGASKGGFAACEEGRKA, encoded by the exons ATGCTGGCTTTCCTGGGGGCCATCATCTGCATCATCGCCAGCGTCCACCCGGCCGGCaccgccgctcccgccgccgccgccgacaATGactcggccgccgccgccctcctgCCCGCCGCCGACAAGGGGCTGGGAGCGCTGCACGGCCCCGCCGAGGCTCTGGCCAGCGCCGGGCCGCGCCTGAcgggggggccgccgccgccgctcttCAGCCGCTTTGTCTGCACGCCGTTGAGCGCCGAGTGCCCGGccaccggccccggccccgccgccggccccggccccgagGAGCTGCTGGCCCTGCGGAGCGCGGCGGCCCAGCTGCGCCGCACGGCGCTGGAGCAGAAGGAGCGGATCCGCATGGACCAGGAGACCATCCGGGAGCTCACCGGCAAGCTGAGCCGCTGCGAGGGCGGCCTGGGAACCCCTCctgccgccccgcccgccgccgccgccgccgccgggctccgggccgccccgcgccccggcacCATGGGCCACCCCCCCGCCGAGCCGCCCGCCGtgcgggagctggaggaggcCGTCCGTGCCCTCCAGGACCGCATCGACCGGATAGAG caggagctgccagcccgCACCAACGGCTCGGCGCCCACTGCCCCAGCGCTCGCCCGTGACGCCCTCCACACCAagatggagcagctggaggagcagctcctctccaaGATCCTGACCCTGCAGAAGGAGCGCCACGCCGCCAGCACCGaccgcagccagcagcagcacgaCATCGAGAAGGAGCTGAACTCCCTCCAGAACCGGGTGACAGAGCTGGAGCATG GACCGCCGGGCTACAGCCCTCCTGATGCCTTCAAGGTGACCATCCCGGTGCAGAACAACTACATGTATGCCCGCATGAAGAAGAGCCTGCCGGAGCTCTACGCCTTCACCATCTGCATGTGGCTGAAGTCCAAGGCCCTGGCAGGGCTCGGCACCCCTTTCTCCTACTCTGTTCCAAACCAAGCCAACGAAATCGTGCTGCTGGAGTGGGGGACCAACCCTCTGGAACTGCTCATCAATGACAAG GTTGCCCAGCTGCCCCTGAGCCTGAAGGACAAGGCCTGGCACCACGTCTGCGTGGCGTGGACCACCCGGGACGGCAAGTGGTCAGCGTACCAGGACGGTGAGCAGCGGGGCGCCGGCGAGAACCTGGCCTCCTGGCATGCCATCAAGCCCCAGGGTGTCATCATCCTGGGCCAGGAGCAG gacacactgggcgGCCGCTTTGACGCCACACAGGCCTTTGTGGGGGAGCTGGCGCAGTTCGGCGTGTGGGACCACATGCTGGCACCAGCGGAAATCCTGGGCTTGGCCAACTGCACCTCTCACCTCCAAGGCAATGTGATCCAGTGGGACGACCAGGCGGTGGAAGTCTTCGGGGGCGCCAGCAAGGGAGGCTTTGCTGCTtgtgaggaagggagaaaggcGTGA